Within the Gracilinema caldarium DSM 7334 genome, the region ACCAAGCAGAACTATTACGCAACCGGCTTACGAAACGATACAAACATCTTCGGAAATGGGCGAAACGGGTTGGAGTAGATGCATACCGGCTCTATGACCGGGACATTCCTGAAATTCCTTTACTCATTGATCTTTATGGTGATGCTGTTTCGGGGGCATTGTATGAGCGTCCCTACGAGAAGGATCAGCAGGAAGAAGCTGTCTGGCTTTCGATTATGAAACATGTTATTGCAGAAACCCTTGAGCTTTCCATTGATCAGATTTTCATCAAAGAGCGCAAACGTCTTCGAAATCGGGCTGAAGGCCCTGCCCAATACCAGAAAATCGACTCAAAAACAGTAATTCGACAGGTACACGAAGGCGGACTTACCTTTCAAGTAAATCTTTCGGATTATCTTGATACGGGTCTCTTTCTCGATCACCGTTTAAGCAGGGCTTACATCCGTAACGAATCGAAAGGACGGCGGGTCCTTAATCTATTCTGCTACACCGGTTCCTTTTCAGTATATGCCGCCAGTGGGGGAGCAAGTCAGGTAGATTCGGTCGATTTATCGAACACCTACCTCGACTGGGCTCACATAAATTTCAAGCTTAATGGCTTTGCAAGCGATCATATAGCTCCAGAGGATTATGTAAAAGGCCCACAGCAAAGAGGAAAAAATCTGCTGATTCGGGCGGACGTTCTTCGATTTTTACAGGAAGCGGTAAAACGGAAACTTCATTGGGACCTCATTGTTTTAGATCCTCCAACTTTTTCAAATTCAAAAAAGATGGCCGACATTTTGGACATCCGCAGGGATTATAAGGAACTCATTGACCTCTGTTTAA harbors:
- a CDS encoding class I SAM-dependent methyltransferase; this encodes MFTIQKEKTNYQAELLRNRLTKRYKHLRKWAKRVGVDAYRLYDRDIPEIPLLIDLYGDAVSGALYERPYEKDQQEEAVWLSIMKHVIAETLELSIDQIFIKERKRLRNRAEGPAQYQKIDSKTVIRQVHEGGLTFQVNLSDYLDTGLFLDHRLSRAYIRNESKGRRVLNLFCYTGSFSVYAASGGASQVDSVDLSNTYLDWAHINFKLNGFASDHIAPEDYVKGPQQRGKNLLIRADVLRFLQEAVKRKLHWDLIVLDPPTFSNSKKMADILDIRRDYKELIDLCLTVLNPQGLLLFSTNARSFHFDSEYFVSTYQRIVIKDITRTTVDEDFRDKKVRLCYTLEK